The following proteins are co-located in the Panthera uncia isolate 11264 chromosome F1, Puncia_PCG_1.0, whole genome shotgun sequence genome:
- the RUSC1 gene encoding AP-4 complex accessory subunit RUSC1 isoform X1 translates to MAETQGGAGQLQEQKKGLLIAVSASVDKIISHFGAARNLVQKAQLGDSRLSPDVGHLVLTTLCPALHALVADGLKPFRKDLITGQRRSSPWSVVEASVKPGSGTRSLGTLYSQVSRLAPLSSSRSRFHAFILGLLNTKQLELWFSSLQEDAGLLSLLYLPTGFFSLARGGCPALTTELLLLLQPLSVLTFHLDLLFEHHHHLPLGPPPAAPAPGSPPALQHTVRAVLHWGGRLAQSLRGASGETPPGPSAPASPPAPGGWWEQLTQASRVYASGSGEGFPLPRWRSWRPSGTAEGAQDGPLPAEEAAPGRGVWLGRLFGVPGGVTEADGGALKSRRPSSWLPPTVSVLALVRRAPPPETLSSPEEPEAAAPSAPQTHRAVRALCDHTAGGPGQLSFRRGEVLRVLGTVDEDWLRCGRDGAEGLVPVGYTSLVL, encoded by the exons ATGGCAGAAACCCAGGGTGGGGCCGGCCAGCTGCAGGAGCAGAAGAAAG GGCTCCTGATAGCCGTCAGCGCCTCGGTGGATAAGATCATCTCGCATTTTGGGGCCGCCCGGAACTTGGTTCAGAAG GCGCAGCTGGGGGACAGCCGGCTGAGCCCAGACGTGGGGCACCTGGTGCTGACCACCCTCTGCCCGGCCCTCCACGCCCTGGTGGCCGACGGGCTGAAGCCTTTCCGGAAGGACCTCATCACCGGGCAGCGCCGGAGCAGCCCCTGGAGCGTGGTGGAGGCGTCGGTGAAGCCAG GCTCCGGCACCCGCTCGCTGGGGACCCTGTACAGCCAGGTCAGCCGTCTGGCCCCGCTGAGCAGCAGCCGCAGCCGCTTCCACGCCTTCATCCTGGGCCTCCTCAA CACGAAGCAGTTGGAGCTGTGGTTTTCCAGCCTCCAGGAAGACGCAG GCCTGCTGTCCCTCCTGTATCTGCCCACCGGCTTCTTCTCCTTGGCCCGCGGCGGCTGCCCCGCGCTGACCACCgagctgctcctgctgctgcagCCGCTGTCCGTGCTCACTTTCCACCTGGACCTGCTCTTCgaacaccaccaccacctgccccTGGGCCCGcctcccgccgcccccgccccgggctcgCCTCCGGCCCTGCAGCACACCGTGCGGGCTGTGCTGCACTGGGGGGGGCGGCTGGCCCAGAGCCTTCGGGGGGCTTCCGGGGAGACGCCTCCAGGCCCTTCAGCTCCCGCGAGCCCCCCCGCACCCGGCGGCTGGTGGGAGCAGCTGACCCAGGCCTCCCGGGTCTACGCGTCCGGGAGCGGCGAGGGCTTCCCTCTCCCCCGGTGGAGGTCCTGGCGTCCCTCCGGCACCGCCGAAGGCGCCCAGGACGGGCCCCTGCCCGCGGAGGAAGCGGCACCAGGCAGAGGCGTGTGGCTGGGGAGACTGTTTGGGGTGCCGGGGGGCGTCACAGAAGCCGACGGTGGAGCCTTGAAGTCCAG GAGACCGTCCAGCTGGCTGCCGCCGACAGTGAGCGTGTTGGCTCTGGTGAGGCGGGCGCCACCTCCCGAGACTCTGTCTTCCCCCGAGGAGCCTGAGGCCGCAGCCCCGAGCGCCCCGCAGACCCACAG GGCAGTGCGCGCGCTCTGTGACCACACTGCCGGGGGACCCGGTCAGCTGAGCTTCCGGCGCGGGGAGGTGCTGCGAGTCCTGGGCACCGTGGACGAGGACTGGCTCCGCTGTGGGCGCGATGGCGCCGAGGGGCTGGTGCCCGTGGGGTACACGTCTCTGGTCCTCTAG